AACTGAAAAAGGTTCTTCTTCCACAGTGCGAATAAGGTCTTCGAGATCAGTCTGAAGGCTACATTGTTCTTCAAGAAAAAGTTGTCGCTGAAGCGCGCGTTCCTCAGGATCGACTAAAAGCCTCCTTGTGAGTCTGTTTGACATAAAAGGAAGTAACCATAGTGCGTTTATAAAATTTAATCCCTTTTCTGTGGTAAAGGAGTGATGCTTATGATCAGCACAGCGTCAGGATTCTTCATCTTCTCCACAATCCTTCTGTCAATATCCTTCGCCACTTTATCAGCCTTGATCGCGAATGTCCGACGATCCACAAAATCAGTGCGGCGAATCACCATTTCATGAGGATCTTGAAACAAAGGATTATATTCCGCGATAATTTCGTCAGAAATGCCATCAATCTCCATAACAATCTTCAGTTTGCCATGCACATGCGCGTCGCGAATATTTTCGATAGAATAATCAGCAGAAACAGCGAGAATGCAATCTCCACG
The Candidatus Woesearchaeota archaeon DNA segment above includes these coding regions:
- a CDS encoding DUF371 domain-containing protein; translated protein: MIQFTARGHKNVLSLHRNTVEFTHDKELTLRGDCILAVSADYSIENIRDAHVHGKLKIVMEIDGISDEIIAEYNPLFQDPHEMVIRRTDFVDRRTFAIKADKVAKDIDRRIVEKMKNPDAVLIISITPLPQKRD